TCGTCAAAATTGTCCGCGGAGGATTTATTGTAGGCGGACAACATGGCAATGGCATCATCCTGAAGCATCTTGGTGGCGGTAAATGGTCCGCACCCCTCGCCTTTGATATGGGAGGTGGTTCTTTTGGAGCCCAAATTGGCGGCGACGTGGTCGATTATGTCTTTGTTTTAAACAATGACGTCGCCTTGGAGATGTTCACCAGCAGCAACGAAGTAAAGTTCGATGCTGGAGCCGCTGCTACTGCCGGCCCGGATAACGCCACTGCAAATAAGAAGGATCTACCGGGCAAATCGATTTACGTTTACTCAACCACCGATGGTGCTTTCGCCGGTGCTACAGTTGGAGGTTCGTACATCAAGGTGGAGCCCGAGGTCAATCAGGCCACCTACGGGATGGAGGTAACCACCGAGCAAATTCTCTCAGGCAAAGTCAAAGGACTCCCGTCATCTAAGAAGCTCGTTGCCTTGCTGAACGGCAAAAGCTGATCAGATCAATTCCGGCGACGCCGGATGATTAATGAAATCGCCAAACAAAAGGCTCCGAAGATAGCCACCGTTGTTGTCGGCTCTGGAACGGCAGTCACTCCATACTGGCTGAAGCTGGTAACGGTAAAGGTTAGTTTGCCATCCACATACTCAACAAAATCCGCGACAAATTCTTCCCAGGCATCACTGTCACCATTCCGATGCCAGATGCGAAGCAATGCGAGAGAGAATCCGTCACCGACATCAAAAGTTAAGGCAACTGTGCTACCGACAATTGTCGTATCAAAATCAAAAGCTTCCAGAACGTCTTCTCCATCGATCATGGGATTCGCCGATCCAATGTCAGTGGGTGTAAACATCGTGTCGGTTATATCTTCGGCAAAAGCAACAAGTAGATTATCGCCGTAGGATATTCTCTGCCCGCCCAGTGCCCCACTAGCGTCGCCCGAAGTGACGATTTCGCTGACGGTAAAAGTGCTCGTCGCATCATCCCAGGTTCCCCCAACTGCATTCAGGATTCCAGTGTCCTGAGCTGAGATACTGCCAGTTGCCGTAATAGGCTGGTAGCTGCCTGCAGCGAGATTGCTGGAAGCGATCAAGGTTGTGGTACCGTTATTTGTAAAATCAGCATCAGGATCGCCATCAACAGTGGCTCCCGCATTCACCTGATTATTGCCGTCAACATAGACGTTCAATTCACCCGTGGTACCCACTGTGATATCTGTATAACTGTTAACCACAGCACCTTCATCAACGGTAAGCTTACCAGTTCCATCAGCACCGACCAGGATTCCATATCTGCCTAACAGTTCCGAACCGTTTCCTTCGACGGTGACTTCACCGGAGCTGCCGGGTTGGGCTCCAATAACAACGATACCGGCATCAAACAATCCACCATCGGATATTGTAACTGAACCAGTGCCTTGGTCCCCAACGATTAAAACATTGTCTGTGACCCAATTAGATCCATTACCACTGATCAAAATCTCTCCTAAGCCTGTCTCGGATACCCCAATAACAGCAGCATCGCTCGCTACACTTCCCCCATCGAGAACGTTGACAACACCGGTTCCGCCCTCGCCAACGAGAATATCGTTGTAACCGCTGATTCCAATTGATTCCCACATGGAGCCACTACCACTGACCATAACTTCGCCATAGGAACCTTCATCATCACCGACAACTGCAAAGTCCTGTGATACATATCCACCATTCTGGATTTGCATACCTGCGGTGCCAGAATCGCCGATAAAAAGTTCACCAGCGACATCCAGAGTGGAGCCCGCCCCATCAACAAGAATGTTGCCGGAACCATTAGAGCGTCTTC
The Rubellicoccus peritrichatus DNA segment above includes these coding regions:
- a CDS encoding lipid-binding SYLF domain-containing protein, with amino-acid sequence MKNLSHLFVTILIGITPFFAAAEDSLPVRTDTAIQILQKIAISDKPIPQVVLDEAVGVAIVKIVRGGFIVGGQHGNGIILKHLGGGKWSAPLAFDMGGGSFGAQIGGDVVDYVFVLNNDVALEMFTSSNEVKFDAGAAATAGPDNATANKKDLPGKSIYVYSTTDGAFAGATVGGSYIKVEPEVNQATYGMEVTTEQILSGKVKGLPSSKKLVALLNGKS